In one bacterium genomic region, the following are encoded:
- a CDS encoding inorganic phosphate transporter: protein MEFLSLWLGTTDPIAIWTCVAAVVLGLYMAWTIGANDVANAMGTSVGSGSLKYHQAILVAAVMEFAGATLAGSHVTNTIRKGIIDPQIFAGDPQVLILGMLAVLLASALWLHLSTFLGLPVSTTHSVVGAVVGFGIFACGASQIQWAAVLRIGMSWVVSPLVGGLLAFGLFHFIRRSILHSRDPAAATLRIAPPFAGLTVAILVLAIIYEGLHNLHLNFTLLQSLLIAIPAGGIVWAIFFFIIRKRSQIGLNDIDRVESIFVALQIITAAYVAFAHGANDVANAVGPVAAVIMMTTKGMVVAETSVPMWILVLGGIGILAGLATWGYKVMRTVGKAITELTPTRGFCAEFSTATVVLVCSKLGLPMSTTHTLVGSVLGVGLARGIDAINLRVVRSILSSWLLTVPAAGGLSVAIYYILQILSSHL from the coding sequence ATGGAGTTTCTGTCCCTCTGGCTGGGAACGACCGATCCGATTGCGATTTGGACGTGCGTGGCTGCCGTCGTGCTCGGCTTGTACATGGCTTGGACCATCGGCGCGAACGACGTAGCCAATGCCATGGGCACGTCGGTCGGCTCGGGATCGCTCAAGTATCATCAGGCGATTCTCGTCGCGGCGGTCATGGAATTCGCCGGAGCCACGCTGGCCGGCAGCCACGTCACCAACACCATCCGCAAAGGAATCATTGATCCCCAGATCTTCGCCGGCGATCCGCAGGTACTGATTCTCGGGATGCTGGCCGTGCTGCTCGCGTCCGCCCTGTGGCTTCACCTCTCCACGTTTCTGGGTCTGCCGGTGTCCACGACCCATTCGGTAGTGGGGGCGGTCGTAGGATTCGGAATATTTGCCTGTGGAGCCTCGCAGATCCAGTGGGCCGCGGTTCTACGCATCGGCATGTCCTGGGTCGTTTCGCCGCTCGTCGGCGGACTACTGGCCTTTGGACTCTTTCACTTCATCCGTCGCAGTATCCTCCATTCGCGTGACCCGGCCGCCGCGACTCTCCGAATCGCCCCACCCTTCGCCGGACTAACCGTTGCCATCCTCGTTCTGGCTATAATCTATGAAGGACTTCACAATCTCCATCTGAATTTTACGCTCCTCCAATCGTTGCTGATTGCCATCCCGGCCGGCGGGATTGTCTGGGCCATCTTCTTCTTTATCATTCGCAAACGCAGCCAGATTGGTCTGAACGACATAGACCGCGTCGAGTCCATCTTCGTAGCCCTCCAGATCATAACGGCAGCTTATGTGGCTTTCGCGCACGGAGCGAATGACGTGGCGAACGCCGTCGGTCCCGTGGCTGCCGTCATCATGATGACCACCAAAGGGATGGTGGTAGCCGAGACGTCCGTACCGATGTGGATTCTGGTATTGGGAGGAATCGGCATCCTTGCCGGTCTGGCAACGTGGGGTTACAAGGTCATGCGGACGGTGGGCAAGGCCATCACCGAACTCACCCCGACCCGCGGATTCTGCGCCGAGTTTTCGACCGCCACCGTGGTCCTCGTCTGCTCAAAGCTCGGCTTGCCGATGTCCACCACCCACACGCTGGTCGGATCTGTCTTGGGGGTGGGACTGGCTCGAGGTATAGACGCCATCAACCTCCGCGTCGTCCGCTCCATCCTCTCCTCATGGCTTCTGACGGTTCCAGCCGCCGGCGGCCTTTCGGTAGCTATCTATTACATATTACAGATTTTGTCGTCGCATCTCTGA
- a CDS encoding metal-dependent transcriptional regulator — translation MQLSVSAEDSLLALYRMAERGEAPTTSGLARDLGVADSTVTAMIQRLARKKLLNYRARREISLSDTGQNVAARLIRRHRLLETYLWVHLGYSLGEVHAEAEQLEHAVSDTFVDRLSRILGCPNVDPHGDPIPDTDGKHATRLLRPLSDARPGQTNKLAQVLISSPEVLSYLEGIGLHIGQRVEVVDAVPQAGVLHVRLGGAQHALDRETARQLLIETTEPIS, via the coding sequence ATGCAACTCTCTGTTTCCGCAGAAGATTCTTTGCTCGCTCTGTATCGCATGGCCGAGCGCGGCGAAGCCCCGACCACTTCCGGTCTGGCTCGCGATCTCGGAGTGGCCGACTCCACCGTCACAGCCATGATCCAGAGGCTCGCCCGCAAGAAGCTACTGAACTACCGCGCTCGTCGGGAGATATCTCTTTCCGATACCGGCCAGAATGTCGCCGCCCGACTCATTCGACGGCACCGGCTGCTTGAGACCTACCTGTGGGTTCATCTCGGGTATTCACTGGGTGAGGTTCATGCCGAAGCCGAGCAGTTGGAACATGCTGTTTCAGATACATTTGTAGATCGTTTGTCGAGAATTCTCGGCTGTCCAAATGTGGACCCGCACGGCGATCCGATCCCCGATACGGACGGCAAACACGCCACCCGGCTGCTCCGACCCCTTTCGGATGCCCGGCCCGGCCAGACCAACAAGCTTGCTCAGGTTCTGATTTCCTCCCCCGAAGTTCTGTCCTATCTGGAAGGTATTGGGCTGCATATCGGCCAGCGCGTGGAAGTCGTAGATGCCGTCCCCCAAGCGGGAGTCCTGCACGTCCGCCTCGGCGGAGCCCAGCACGCGCTGGACCGCGAAACCGCCCGCCAACTGCTCATCGAAACCACCGAACCGATTTCATGA
- a CDS encoding TIGR00153 family protein, with translation MDILAKILGSSTPFDLLLAHLRKTMECVNLTKPLLDAATSDNMEEVRRIADRVFKLEHEADGIKNQIRDHLPKSMLMSVSRADFLAYLREQDGLADKVEDLAAMLSMQGFRLPAQWSNGTFRNDLLKLADYAVTTAQQASALMIRFGELRRKGFSGEVIEQLREEAMAIGRSEWQVDKQQYKLVQALLTLDDPDWPFASTYILLEIVRALGRLADHAEGMGDYIRLMIAD, from the coding sequence TTGGATATTCTGGCGAAAATCCTCGGAAGTAGCACGCCGTTTGACCTGCTGCTGGCCCATCTTCGCAAGACGATGGAATGCGTGAACCTGACCAAACCCTTGCTCGATGCGGCAACCTCCGACAACATGGAAGAGGTGAGACGCATTGCTGACCGAGTGTTCAAACTGGAGCATGAGGCCGACGGGATCAAGAACCAGATTCGCGATCATCTTCCCAAGTCCATGCTGATGTCCGTGTCGCGGGCGGACTTCCTGGCCTATCTGCGCGAACAAGACGGTCTGGCGGACAAGGTGGAGGATCTGGCGGCGATGCTGAGCATGCAGGGTTTCCGACTGCCGGCCCAGTGGTCTAACGGCACCTTTCGGAATGATCTGCTCAAACTGGCCGATTATGCCGTCACCACCGCCCAACAGGCCTCGGCGCTGATGATCCGTTTCGGTGAACTTCGCCGCAAGGGTTTCTCAGGCGAGGTCATTGAACAACTGCGGGAAGAAGCGATGGCCATCGGCCGCTCAGAGTGGCAAGTAGACAAGCAGCAATACAAACTCGTGCAGGCACTGCTCACCCTCGATGATCCCGATTGGCCCTTCGCCTCGACCTATATCCTGCTTGAAATCGTGCGGGCCTTGGGCCGACTGGCCGATCACGCGGAAGGAATGGGTGACTACATCCGACTGATGATCGCGGATTAA